The Edaphobacter flagellatus sequence TGAGCTTGTAGGACGAGACCGGGATAGGCGAGGGTCGTGGGATCGACGCCGACGACGAGAGAACAAACCCAGTTGCCGGATTCAGCTGATCGCTGGAAATCGTCGTTGAGCCATAGCCAAAGAACGGAGGATTGCTGGTCATACGGTTTGTTACACCAGTGCCCTCATCCTGCGCATAGAAAATACCATACGAACCGCGTACCGTCATGTCTTTCGCTCCGGGGATTCTGTAGGCGAAGCCAAGACGGGGCGCAATATTGTTGCGATCTGGATAAATTAATCCTCGAGGAAGGCGTGAGTCGCCTGAGAAGACAATCTGACCGTAGAGGGGGCCTGGATCGAGGATGAAGTTCCCCATGCGATTCTGGGTTTCGATGAAGGGGGATCCATATTCATAACGAATCCCGTAATTCACCGTAAGATTCGGAGTTACCTGCCATTGGTCGGCAACATAGATACCGTAGGCGATACCGCGTTCTTCATTTTCAGCAACGGTTCCGGTTGTTAAGGAGTTCGCATCTCCCAGTAGCAGATCGGCAATTGGGTTGCCTGAATTTGTTCGCGCTTTCGGATTCTGTGTGAAGACACCTGTGAAACCAAACGACGAGCGGCCGTTAGATGTTGCAAAGGTGCGTGGGCGAATCCAAAGAAATTCACCTCCGGCTTTGTATTGATGCTTACCGTGTAACCAGGAAAGGTTATCCGCGAAATCAAAGACGCCGGACGTTTTGTTGAGTGGACTATTACCGCAGCATGGGCCCTGATTCCCGAGGGCTGTGATATTGGACACGTTAAAGGTAGGAGTTCCGGTCGTAACGCGAAGGTCCAGGGCCCCAGGGATGATCTCGTTTCTGGGCGATACGCCACCGGAATTGATACCCATCGTTGCCCATGAAAAGCGGAACTCGTTCAGCAATGAGTTGGTAATGATCCTTGTATAGCCCATTCCAATTCCTTGCGATGTAACGGTAGAAACACCCGGGTTGGATGCGGGGCTTGGTAGGGCAGCCTCATTCGCGGTAGCGGAATTCGTCTGCGCATAACGCACGAAAACGGAGTCCTTCTGTGAAAGCTGAACGTCGCCGCGAGCAATTCCATTCTTGCTATCGATACGATCTGGCGCGTTGCGGCTATAGGCATTTGGGCCGAGGGAGGGATTATTCGGCAAGGGATAGTACTGTGTGAGTGCAGATCCGATGGAGTTCAACCGGCTCATCGGAATGATGTTGCCTGCAAATTGAGTCCGTGTTGCATTGGCTCCCGTCCCAGTTGTTGTAGATGGATCGAAAATTGGGACCACGGTGCCTGCGGTACTTAGCGATTTAGAGAAATCCCCAACTCTCTCCAATGCGGTCGGCACCGTCGCCGTTGAGGGGGATTCATCCCGCTGATGAACGCCTTCGTAAGCGGCAAAGAAAAATGCTTTGTCGTGAAGAATAGGCCCGCCGAACGAACCACCATATTGATTACGCACAAGCAAAGGTTTTGATGTTGCAAAATAGTTTTGTGCATCAAGATTGTCATTCCGAAGAAAATCATAGGCAGAACCATGAAACTGGTTCGTTCCGCTCTTCGTGATTGCGTTGACAACTCCTCCTGCAGCCGCGCCGAATTCAGCGGAGAAATTACTCGTCTGTACCGTAAACTCGCGTAACGCGTCGAGTGGTGGTCGAACCATATCTCGGGTCTGGTTGTCGAGGCCACGTAAATAGTTAACGTTGCGTGCTCCGTCTAGCAGAAAGGCATTCTGCAAGCCGGTATTGCCATATGCGGAGAAGGTATTATCGCGGCCGGAAGAGGTGGGGATGGCGCCTGGAACATAATTAGCTGCGTCGAGATAATTGCGGCCATTCAAAGGCAGGTCCGTCACCTGCTTGCCGCTGATAACCTGCGCGATTGTCGCCGATTGGTCCTCCACAAGCGGAGCATCGCCTGTAACTGTAACGACTTGTGACGATTCGCCCAACTCCAGTACCACATCAAGAGAGAGTGCGGAGCCAACGGAGACAGAGATGCCATTCCGGTCAACCGTCTTGAAGCCCACCGCCACAATATGCGTGTTGTAGCGTCCCGGCTGAAGCAGGGGGACCCGGGCAATGCCCTGATCGTTCGATTTCAGGACACGAACGACAACTCCGGTATCCGTTCCGCTGATGGTGACTTCAGCATCCTTTATCACCGCGCCCGATGCGTCGGTGATATTGATGCTCATTTCTCCGGTAGCTGCCTGCGACAGCACGACAGATCGGGCAGAGAGTAGAAACACAATAAGAACAAGTCCCTTATATAGACGATTCATCAATTTTGTGACGGCTGCGCCGCTCCTCCAAATGGTCTTGCAGATGTTGAAAGGATGGGATTGCTATCTCAAGCCCAAATGCGTTATGACACACCGGCAGGTGCCTTAGCTGGATGATCGATATCCATCGGATCGCCCAGTTCCTTCTGTTTCTGCTTGAGTTTTGCAATCAGTTCTCGCTTGATGCCTGCGTACGCTGGATCATCTACGAGGTCATGCATCTCCCAGGGATCTTTTTCAAGGTCGAAGACCTGGTAGCGATTAAGGTGTGCATAGAAGATCAACTTGTGCTGCTTCGTGCGGATGGAGCGCTGCAAAATGTTCAGCCATCCGAACATGGCATCATTGACAGGTTGTGGGCTCTCTGAGCGAAGCATCGGGGCAAGCGATGGAAATTCAACATGCTCAGGAACCGTGACTCCTGCCAGATCGCATGTGGTGGCGTACATGGAGTGCTGGTAAACCATCTCGTCCACGCGCTTGCCAGCCTTGACACTAGGGCCAGCCATGATGAGAGGCATACGCATGGAGCACTCATACTGATTCTGTTTGCCCATCAAACCGTGCTCACCCACTGCCAGGCCATGATCGGCCGTCACGATCACGTATGTGTTGTCTGCCTTGCCCGAGGCCTTCAACGCATCGAAGATGCGCCCGATCTGAGCATCCATGTGCGTGATGATGGCGTAGTACTCGCGACGATGAACCCGAACGTCATACTCAGTGCGGGGGAAAGGTGCCAGCAACTCATCGCGGGTCTTATGCTCACCCTGGTCAAAAGGGTGTTCTGGAAGAAAGTTTGGAGGAATTGCAATCTTGTCCACCGGATACATGTCGAGATACTCCTGTGGTGCCTGCCGAGGATCATGAGGAGCATTGAAGCCGATATACATGAAGAAGGGGTTCGTCTTTTTGGGTACGACTTTAGTCAGATGATCGATTGCAGCATCCGCATACAATTCGCTCGAGTGTTGAATGGTCTGATCGCCGCGATGATTCAACCACAACCCCTTTTTGAGCCAGTGCCCGAGGAGAGACTTGTTGGCGGGGTTCCAGTTATTTCCGGAGGCAGGTCGGTCGTACATGTCCTGTGTCGAAGGTAGGTAACCTGGAGCAACTGGCCCCATCTCGCTGAATGAGCGCTGCAGACTCACGGCATCCAGATGCCATTTCCCGGTGATATAGGTGTCGTATCCGGCTTCACGCAGAGTCTGTCCCCAGACTGGCTTGTCGGTTGCCTGATTCGAGGAGTCCTGCCGGTTAGCACGAAAGGCTGAAAGACCAGTATTCAGCATGGTCCGGCTCGCCACGCAGACTGCGCCCGTCCACGATCCCTGATGGAAACAATGGGTAAAGTGGCAGCCTGAACGGACAAGTTTGTCCAGATTTGGTGTTTTTACCTCTGGATTATTAATGGAGTTGATCGTACGGAACATCAGATCGTCCGCAATGATGAAGAGGAAGTTGGGGCGCTTCTCGGCTACAACTGATCCTAGCGACATAGCCGGACGCGATTGCACTCCAGCAAGGGCGGCGAACGATGAGGTAAGTCCAATAAATTTACGTCGATTCAAGGTTGTGCTCGTTTCTTTGCCGGAGGTAGTATCGTGCTCTTCCACGGCAGGGAGGCAAAGCCCTGTCTCTGGAAACAGTGAGAGATCAAGCGCAGACACGCCTGACGCACATTGTCGAAGCAGAAGAAAATGTAAGGATTAGGGTCTACAGATGTAACGGGAAGCGAGGGGTTTCACGGTGTATGACACGGTGAAATTCGCTGATGGGAGAGGGGTTAACATCTTAAAATCAGATTAGCGACGTCAGCCGGTTTTGTCCATTCTCTACAGAAATCTCAAGAGTGATGAAACCATAAATGAAGGAAGCACGATGGAAATCAAGCCCGTAATGGAAAGCCCGGGTTCTGCAGAACCCGAGGAGCTTCGCAATCTGCTAAAGCACATTATCGGCAGTCGGACCTTCAATAAATCTCCCCGATTGTGTTCGTTGCTTGAGTTCATTACCGAAAATTCGCTCTCGGGTAATCTGGAAAATCTCACGGAGCAACAGATCGGTATTCAGGTATTCAAGCGCTCGCCGGGATATAACTCCGGTGAAGATACGATCGTTCGCGGAACGGCTCGGCTCCTCCGCCAAAGATTGGAACAGTACTATCAGGACGAGGGCCGAAACGATTCCTTCCGCATAACGATACCTAAAGGCGGCTATGTCGCTCATTTTGAGGCGAATACAGAGGCTTATCAAAACCGGATCATGGGTCAGTTGGATACCGTTTCTGCCCCAGATCCTGGTTCAGCCCATTCTATAGAGAGCGAAAGGACGGGCTGGCCCACGTCTGCCCGGATTCTTGTCAGCTTATGTTGCGCTTTGGCGATCCTCTCGCCGCTCGGCATTTATTTTTGGATGCAATCACCTCAACCTGCCTTACCCGCAAAAGGGCCGCAACCTCTTTGGCACGCGCTTTTCATGGCAGATAGAAAAACGATTATTGTGCCTGGCGATGCCAGCCTCGATGCATACATTGCATGGGAGCAGCGGAGTGTCTCTCTGGAAGACTATGCCAACCAGAATTATCAGCACAATGTAACCAACAGCCGGCCGCCTTCAAAGCGGGATGTCCCCCTCAGCATTCGCTCCGTGACGCCAATGGCAGACCTTCGTCTTGTGTCCGAGTTGGTGCGCGTTCCCGAGCGCATGGGCATGCCTGCCCTGGAGCGCAATATGGAGATCCGCTATGCCCGTGACATAGCCATTGCCGATACGCATGACAACAATCTCATCCTCATTGGGTCCGAGACCTTCAATCCGTGGGTTACCCTCTATCAACCTCAGATGGATTTTGTCGCTCACTGGGATTTCGTAAACGACATATACGTCATCGACAATAAGGCGCCCAAAAAGGGAGAGCAGGAGCATTATTACTACGATCGCCGCAAGAGCGATGCTCAGAATGCGTTTACCCATGTCGCTTTTGTCGAGAACTCACAAGGCCAGGGCAATGTTCTGGTGGTTGAAGGAACGACGATGGGTACTACCTACGGGGCCGTAAATTTTTTCAACCAGGAACAGTTATGGAAGCCGGTCATTGATGCTGCAACCGGCCCAGCTGGGCATATCCGCAACTTTGAAGTTCTCCTAAGTGGAGGATTCGTACATGGTGGCGTCAGCAACACACGCATTATTGCAATCCATATCCATTAGCTTTGCAGAATAAAACTCCCCCATCAGTCGCTCTCCTCTCCCGCGGCCTAAAGATATGCTTGCCGTCTAGGACAATTGCTCCATGACAGGACGATGAAACAATACTGAAAATACTTCTACGTGTATGAAATTGTTATAGACATCCGTCTTTGCTGATAACGATGCTTTGCATGATGCGGGTTATCTTTCGAGGATGAAGAATAGATCTCGCCTATGAAGCCGGTATATCTCACAGCACTACTCATAACATGCCTCTCCTTGAAGGCGTTACATGCCCAGCAAAAGGGTGCGGCCTCCGGTCAGCAACTCTTTGCGACGAACTGCTCCGCTTGCCATGGTGCGGATGGTCGTGGAGGCGAACGCGCACCGAATATTGCTACAACCCGGCGCGTCGTGGCATTGACCGATAACGACCTTGAATCAACCGTCAAAAACGGTTTGCCAAGTGTCGGTATGCCCTCTTTTGGTTTTCTCGGGGCAGAAAAAATATCCAATGTGGTTGCTTATCTTCGCGTACTGCAAGGTAAGAACATCGTCGTTTCCGTACCAGGCGATGCAGCAGCAGGTCGTACTCTCTTCTACGGCAAGGCCGATTGTGCCAAGTGCCACATGATGCATGGTGAGGGTGGCTTTCTGGCATCAGACCTTTCGACCTATGGCAGCAATGTCAAGCCGGAACAGGCGCGCCACGCCATCGTCGATCCAGGCAGTAGCCTAGAACCGACTGCAAAGGCCATCGAGCTTGAGACTCGCACCGGTCAACATATCTCAGGCAGCCTGCGTCAGGAAGACAACTTCAATATTGCGATCCAGACCCCTGATGGCCGCTTCCATCTCTACAAAAAAGCGGAGCTGGCACGAATACTGCACACCTCAACTCCCATCATGCCTGTGGACTACGGCGCGAAGCTCACGCAGAAAGAATTAGACGATATCGTAAGCTACCTCATTACAACGGCATCCCCTTCTGCACAGCATGCAAGAAGAAGGAGCAGTGATGCTGATGAGTAAGCAATGCCTCCTGAAGATCTCGTTGCTTCTCATCTCTCTTGCTCCAGCGGTAGTTGCCCAGACCGCCAGGCCACCCCGCGCCTTTGAGCTGCAGGCACTGGATCCGGCATTCTGGAACCTGATCGATCCCAACGCAAAGCTTGAGACGATGGGAAGCGGCTTCGGCTTTACAGAAGGCCCTGTCTGGGACCCCGCAGACTTTCTCTACGTCAGCGACGAGGAGAAGAACGCAATCTATCGTCTCTTTCCCGATGGCCGTAACGAACAGCTGATTGCACTCGGTGATCCTGATGGCAGCACTTATGACAAGCGGCATCAACTCATCGACTGTGCCAGTGTACTGCGCGCTATCATTCGCATATCGAAAGACGGTACATATACAGTTCTCGCGGACAGGTTTGAAGGCAACCGCTTCAATAGTCCCAACGATGTTACTTTAGGGCCCGACGGCTCGATCTATTTCACTGATCCCACGCTCGATCTCGTTGCAGGAGAAAAACAGGAGATTCCATTTCAGGGAGTCTACCGACTCGATGCTGCTGGAAAAGTCTCGCTGCTCACGCGCGATCTGCAGCAACCAAACGGATTAGCATTCTCTCCTGATGGACGTTACCTCTTCATTGATGATTCCAAGACGCGTAAGATACACAGGTACGCCTTTCATCCCAACGGCACTATCTCCGACGGCGTTTTATTCGCCGACGAAAATGTCGAAGGCTCGCGTGCCGTTCCCGATGGCATGAAGTTCGACACCAAAGGCAATCTTTATGTGACCGGGCCGAAAGGCATCTGGGTGTGGAGCCAGAATGGCAAGCACCTCGGTACGATTGTTCTTCCCGAGCAGCCAGCGAATCTGACGTGGGGAGCCCGTGATTATTCCACACTCTTCATAACTGCAGGCCACTTCGTCTATACGCTGAATACGCAAGTTCGAGGTTTTCTCTCTTATCCCATCGCAGCACAAGCATCCTCTGTGAGGAGCACAACCAAGTGATTCACAATGATTTCCGAGTTCGACCATTTCTGCTGGGAGTCGCGCTGTTGCTCAACGTCTCCTTTGCGGCAGCGCAGCAAATTGCTTCCACGGCGAAGCCACAGGGTGAAGTAAACGTCACGCAGCACGATCTCACCTCAACGACTCTCCGCGACAACTGGCCCTCGTACAATGGCGACTATACTGGCCGGCGCTATTCCAGTCTGACGCAGGTGACTCCCGAAAACGTGCATCAATTGCGTGCACAGTGGGTCTTTCACAGTCGCAATGCCGGCACACTCCAGGTTACGCCGGTTGTTGTAGCAGGAGTTATGTTCGTCACCGGATCCAACGATGCTTATGCACTCGATGCTGCTACCGGCAGGACACTTTGGCATCATGCTTACCCCATATCACAAGGCCTCATTGACGATGCATCCGGCCACATCAACCGTGGAGTT is a genomic window containing:
- a CDS encoding SMP-30/gluconolactonase/LRE family protein → MSKQCLLKISLLLISLAPAVVAQTARPPRAFELQALDPAFWNLIDPNAKLETMGSGFGFTEGPVWDPADFLYVSDEEKNAIYRLFPDGRNEQLIALGDPDGSTYDKRHQLIDCASVLRAIIRISKDGTYTVLADRFEGNRFNSPNDVTLGPDGSIYFTDPTLDLVAGEKQEIPFQGVYRLDAAGKVSLLTRDLQQPNGLAFSPDGRYLFIDDSKTRKIHRYAFHPNGTISDGVLFADENVEGSRAVPDGMKFDTKGNLYVTGPKGIWVWSQNGKHLGTIVLPEQPANLTWGARDYSTLFITAGHFVYTLNTQVRGFLSYPIAAQASSVRSTTK
- a CDS encoding TonB-dependent receptor, giving the protein MSINITDASGAVIKDAEVTISGTDTGVVVRVLKSNDQGIARVPLLQPGRYNTHIVAVGFKTVDRNGISVSVGSALSLDVVLELGESSQVVTVTGDAPLVEDQSATIAQVISGKQVTDLPLNGRNYLDAANYVPGAIPTSSGRDNTFSAYGNTGLQNAFLLDGARNVNYLRGLDNQTRDMVRPPLDALREFTVQTSNFSAEFGAAAGGVVNAITKSGTNQFHGSAYDFLRNDNLDAQNYFATSKPLLVRNQYGGSFGGPILHDKAFFFAAYEGVHQRDESPSTATVPTALERVGDFSKSLSTAGTVVPIFDPSTTTGTGANATRTQFAGNIIPMSRLNSIGSALTQYYPLPNNPSLGPNAYSRNAPDRIDSKNGIARGDVQLSQKDSVFVRYAQTNSATANEAALPSPASNPGVSTVTSQGIGMGYTRIITNSLLNEFRFSWATMGINSGGVSPRNEIIPGALDLRVTTGTPTFNVSNITALGNQGPCCGNSPLNKTSGVFDFADNLSWLHGKHQYKAGGEFLWIRPRTFATSNGRSSFGFTGVFTQNPKARTNSGNPIADLLLGDANSLTTGTVAENEERGIAYGIYVADQWQVTPNLTVNYGIRYEYGSPFIETQNRMGNFILDPGPLYGQIVFSGDSRLPRGLIYPDRNNIAPRLGFAYRIPGAKDMTVRGSYGIFYAQDEGTGVTNRMTSNPPFFGYGSTTISSDQLNPATGFVLSSSASIPRPSPIPVSSYKLIPSATAALVSWREHFQTAYVQQWSLSVQKQLPWGVLIEVNYVGNHGSQLLGLGQGNQPTILNATTVNSRRPLATYTITPVKTIGNWNSSQYEGLSAKFEKRFDHGYSFLNAFTYGHAFDLQNPALDLCDTCGGGDTIQDNYNVRANYASGDNDVRFRYVLTGIAELPFGKGKMFLNRSEVASAIIGGWAISPVYQYQTGLPFTPTMSYDAANAGTITRPTQICNGNIGGPGTRQQWFNTACYINTAQYTFGNAGRNILRAPGRNQLNLSLQRNFPLPILHEGNLNLRLEGFNLLNHPQFNAPGSTIGNSLYGVISSAGAPRQMQIAARLTF
- a CDS encoding c-type cytochrome: MKPVYLTALLITCLSLKALHAQQKGAASGQQLFATNCSACHGADGRGGERAPNIATTRRVVALTDNDLESTVKNGLPSVGMPSFGFLGAEKISNVVAYLRVLQGKNIVVSVPGDAAAGRTLFYGKADCAKCHMMHGEGGFLASDLSTYGSNVKPEQARHAIVDPGSSLEPTAKAIELETRTGQHISGSLRQEDNFNIAIQTPDGRFHLYKKAELARILHTSTPIMPVDYGAKLTQKELDDIVSYLITTASPSAQHARRRSSDADE
- a CDS encoding sulfatase-like hydrolase/transferase, translating into MNRRKFIGLTSSFAALAGVQSRPAMSLGSVVAEKRPNFLFIIADDLMFRTINSINNPEVKTPNLDKLVRSGCHFTHCFHQGSWTGAVCVASRTMLNTGLSAFRANRQDSSNQATDKPVWGQTLREAGYDTYITGKWHLDAVSLQRSFSEMGPVAPGYLPSTQDMYDRPASGNNWNPANKSLLGHWLKKGLWLNHRGDQTIQHSSELYADAAIDHLTKVVPKKTNPFFMYIGFNAPHDPRQAPQEYLDMYPVDKIAIPPNFLPEHPFDQGEHKTRDELLAPFPRTEYDVRVHRREYYAIITHMDAQIGRIFDALKASGKADNTYVIVTADHGLAVGEHGLMGKQNQYECSMRMPLIMAGPSVKAGKRVDEMVYQHSMYATTCDLAGVTVPEHVEFPSLAPMLRSESPQPVNDAMFGWLNILQRSIRTKQHKLIFYAHLNRYQVFDLEKDPWEMHDLVDDPAYAGIKRELIAKLKQKQKELGDPMDIDHPAKAPAGVS